The Xanthomonas sp. DAR 34887 genome has a segment encoding these proteins:
- a CDS encoding pirin family protein, with translation MLQIRPSDTRGRAEHGWLSSRHTFSFGHYHDPRHMGFGPLRVINEDRVQPGQGFGTHAHRDMEILSYVLDGALEHKDSMGNGSVLRYGDVQRMSAGSGVTHSEFNHSASEPVHFLQIWLMPERAGIEPGYEEKHFAPETKRGQLRLIAAPQGEDGAVRIHQDARIYAAILDGAERIAYPLASGRGAYVQVIRGSLTLNGQALKAGDAAQIVDEAELHFADAQDTEFLLFDLPR, from the coding sequence ATGTTGCAGATCCGCCCCAGCGATACCCGCGGCCGCGCCGAGCACGGCTGGCTGTCCTCGCGCCACACTTTCTCCTTCGGCCACTACCACGACCCGCGCCACATGGGCTTCGGGCCGTTGCGGGTGATCAACGAGGACCGGGTGCAGCCGGGCCAGGGCTTCGGCACCCATGCGCACCGCGACATGGAGATCCTGTCCTACGTGCTCGACGGCGCGCTGGAGCACAAGGACAGCATGGGCAACGGCTCGGTGCTGCGCTATGGGGACGTGCAGCGCATGAGCGCCGGTTCCGGGGTCACCCACAGCGAGTTCAACCACTCCGCCAGCGAGCCGGTGCACTTCCTGCAGATCTGGCTGATGCCGGAACGCGCCGGGATCGAACCGGGCTACGAGGAAAAACACTTCGCTCCGGAGACCAAGCGCGGCCAGCTGCGCCTGATCGCCGCGCCGCAGGGCGAGGACGGCGCGGTGCGGATCCACCAGGATGCGCGCATCTATGCGGCGATCCTGGACGGCGCCGAGCGCATCGCCTACCCGCTGGCCAGCGGGCGCGGCGCCTACGTGCAGGTCATCCGCGGTTCGCTGACGCTCAATGGCCAGGCGCTGAAGGCCGGCGATGCGGCGCAGATCGTCGACGAGGCCGAGCTGCACTTCGCCGATGCGCAGGACACGGAATTCCTGTTGTTCGACCTGCCGCGCTGA